One Cucurbita pepo subsp. pepo cultivar mu-cu-16 chromosome LG07, ASM280686v2, whole genome shotgun sequence genomic region harbors:
- the LOC111798635 gene encoding disease resistance protein RPS6-like isoform X1, which translates to MDSSIAMSESSALSPNLKWRYDVFLSFRGEDTRSNFTSHLDMALRQKGVNVFIDDKLNRGELISESLFRSIEEALISIVIFSENYASSSWCLDELVKIIECKKSKGQIVCPIFYKVDPSDVRKQTGSFAEALTTHQAKFKTKIQIWKDALTAAANLSGWNLGSRREADLIQNLVEEVLSILNLNCTPLYVAKYPVGIDYQLNFLRLHSPYWTQDEPSIGVYMVGIYGIGGIGKTTLAKALYNKIAHQFEACCFLSKVREASKQFNGLVQLQETLLHEILKEDLKVGNLDKGINIIRYRLRSKKVLIALDDVDKLEQLEALVGAHDWFGIGSMIIVTTRNNHLISTHEFDQKHGIRVMNHDHALELFSWHAFKKSHPPSNYLDLSKRATSYCNGHPLALVVLGSFLCTRAEQAYWKSILDEFENSLNKDINDILQISFDGLEEKEKEIFLDISCLLVGEKVDYVKNILNACHLNPDFGILVLMDLSLIMVENDKVEMHDLIRQMGYKIVNGESSEPGKRSRLWLEEDILKVFIDNSGTDAVKAIKLELPNLTRLDVDPRAFRKMKNLRLLMVRNARFSTNLKYLPDNLKWIKWHAFSQDSLPSSFITKNLVGLDLQYSRIQNVEKGWKDCKRLKLVDFSYSRLEKIPDFSTSSSLEKLYLNHCINLRAIPMSVVSLSKLVILDLNHCSNLKKLPSYLRLKSLKVLNLNYCKKLEELPNFSAVSNLEKLYLKECTNLRMIHESIGSLDELVTLDLEKCSNLKKLPGCLSLKSLKHLNLDHCKKLQEIPDFSAALNLQSLYLKKCTNLRVLHESIGSLDNLVVLDVRHCTKLEKLPSYLKLKSLKYLELSGCSKLEMFPKIAENMKSLVLLHLDSTGIKKLPSSIGNLTELKVLNLDGCTNLISVPGIIYLLQNLEELHLGGCSRFEMLPHKWDSPIHHGNLPTNPMFSKLTLLDLQHCNLSNADFLEILCDVNPFLNSLLLSKNKFCSLPSCLHKFMSLWNLQLRNCKFLQQIPNLPQCIQRMDATGCESLVRSPDNILDIISSKQDITLGDFPREFILMNIEIPEWFSHQTISNSIKVNFRHDHNIERTLATSAKFRVDGDSYEGEALISCNIFIGYRLQSSFMRKFAPSTSEYTWLVTTSSPTFSSSLATNDWNDVIVWFEVVKSREVNVTIRSCGVHLTDEVDGIQNDIKGQGVIYTDYDQSVELGSWDVIKSFAQEVSARSDCNAMLHAQNFPVEIDSKIQPLNNFPLHVTCYGVTRISGMEGMAETTLAKSIFDKLVDHYVGRKALNDWGGFIEMDKLGFRGGFRSCNTSNRLSSQKYLRVFDGGYEFDIVNDAVDSDGHLNFTRFLRIDDVKDSIPMM; encoded by the exons ATGGATTCTTCCATTGCTATGTCAGAATCATCTGCTCTTTCTCCAAATTTGAAGTGGAGATATGATGTGTTTTTGAGTTTTAGAGGAGAGGATACTCGATCTAACTTCACCAGTCATCTTGACATGGCCTTGCGGCAAAAGGGAGTCAACGTCTTCATTGATGATAAGCTCAACAGGGGTGAGCTAATCTCTGAATCTCTTTTCCGATCTATTGAGGAAGCTTTGATTTCTATTGTTATATTCTCTGAAAATTATGCATCATCTTCATGGTGTCTGGATGAATTGGTGAAAATAATCGAATGTAAGAAATCCAAAGGTCAGATAGTTTGTCCAATTTTCTATAAGGTGGATCCATCGGATGTACGAAAACAAACCGGAAGTTTTGCAGAGGCATTGACCACACATCAAGCTAAGTTCAAGACAAAAATCCAAATTTGGAAAGATGCTTTAACTGCTGCAGCTAACTTGTCTGGCTGGAACCTAGGATCTag GAGGGAGGCTGATCTTATTCAAAACCTTGTTGAAGAAGTATTGTCgatattaaatcttaattgTACGCCTTTATATGTAGCTAAGTATCCGGTTGGAATTGATTAtcaactaaattttttaaggcTACACTCCCCTTATTGGACACAAGATGAGCCTAGTATTGGTGTTTACATGGTGGGAATATATGGGATTGGAGGCATTGGTAAAACAACTTTGGCCAAAGCTTTATACAACAAAATTGCTCACCAATTTGAAGCTTGCTGCTTCCTATCAAAAGTTAGGGAAGCTTCAAAGCAATTCAATGGCCTTGTTCAACTTCAGGAAACCCTACTCCATGAAATCTTAAAGGAAGATTTGAAGGTTGGTAACCTTGACAAAGGAATTAACATCATAAGGTATAGATTGCGTTCAAAGAAAGTTCTTATCGCTCTGGATGATGTGGATAAGCTTGAGCAGTTAGAAGCATTGGTTGGTGCACATGATTGGTTTGGCATTGGTAGTATGATCATCGTGACAACAAGAAACAATCATTTGATTTCTACCCATGAATTTGATCAAAAGCATGGTATTCGAGTGATGAATCACGATCACGCCCTTGAACTTTTTAGTTGGCATGCTTTTAAGAAAAGTCATCCACCAAGTAATTATTTAGACCTTTCAAAACGTGCTACAAGTTATTGTAATGGTCATCCCTTGGCTCTGGTTGTTTTGGGTTCTTTCCTCTGTACCAGAGCTGAGCAAGCATATTGGAAAAGTATATTAGATGAATTTGAGAACTCTTTGAACAAAGACATCAATGACATTCTTCAAATAAGTTTTGATGGgcttgaagaaaaagaaaaggagatttTCCTCGATATTTCTTGTCTTCTAGTGGGAGAAAAAGTTGACTacgttaagaatattttaaacgCATGTCATCTCAATccagattttggaattttagTCCTTATGGATCTTTCACTTATTATGGTTGAAAACGATAAGGTGGAGATGCATGATTTAATACGACAGATGGGTTATAAAATAGTCAATGGTGAATCTTCTGAGCCGGGAAAAAGAAGTAGATTGTGGTTAGAAGAGGACATTTTGAAGGTGTTTATTGATAACTCT GGAACAGATGCAGTTAAAGCCATAAAGTTGGAGTTGCCTAATCTCACAAGATTAGATGTGGATCCACGAgcttttagaaaaatgaaaaatttaagattactTATGGTTCGAAATGCAAGATTTTCTACCAATCTTAAATATCTACCGGATAACTTAAAGTGGATTAAGTGGCATGCATTTAGTCAGGACTCTCTGCCGTCAagttttattacaaaaaatctCGTTGGATTAGATTTGCAATACAGTCGCATCCAAAATGTTGAGAAAGGATGGAAG GATTGTAAAAGGTTGAAGCTGGTTGATTTTAGTTACTCAAGATTAGAGAAAATTCCCGACTTCTCTACCTCATCGAGCCTTGAAAAATTGTATCTTAACCACTGCATAAATTTAAGAGCAATTCCTATGTCGGTTGTTTCTCTTAGTAAGCTTGTTATCTTAGACCTTAATCACTGTTCCAACCTTAAAAAGCTTCCAAGTTATCTCAGGTTGAAGTCTCTTAAAGTTTTGAACCTCAATTACTGCAAAAAACTTGAGGAACTTCCAAATTTCTCTGCAGTATCAAACCTTGAAAAATTGTATTTGAAAGAATGCACAAATTTAAGAATGATTCACGAGTCTATTGGATCTCTAGATGAACTTGTTACCTTGGACCTTGAAAAATGTTCTAATCTTAAAAAACTTCCAGGCTGCCTTTCATTGAAATCTCTTAAACATTTGAATCTCGATCACTGCAAAAAGCTTCAGGAAATTCCAGACTTCTCTGCCGCATTAAACCTTCAAAGCTTGTATCTTAAAAAATGCACAAATTTAAGAGTGCTTCACGAGTCTATTGGATCTTTGGATAATCTTGTTGTCTTGGACGTTAGACATTGTACTAAGCTTGAAAAGCTTCCAAGCTACCTCAAGTTAAAATCTCTTAAATATCTCGAACTCTCTGGCTGCTCTAAGCTCGAAATGTTTCCAAAGATTGCTGAAAACATGAAATCATTAGTATTATTGCATTTGGATTCTACTGGCATAAAGAAGCTACCTTCGTCAATTGGAAACCTTACTGAGCTCAAAGTCTTAAATCTTGACGGTTGCACAAACCTCATCTCTGTTCCTGggataatttatttgttacaGAATCTTGAAGAGCTTCATCTCGGTGGGTGTTCTAGATTTGAAATGCTTCCCCATAAATGGGACTCACCAATCCATCATGGAAACTTACCCACAAACCCTATGTTTTCCAAGCTAACTTTGTTGGATCTTCAACATTGCAACCTATCAAATGCAGATTTCTTGGAAATTCTATGTGATGTCAACCCTTTCTTAAATAGCCTACTCTTGTcgaaaaacaaattttgtaGTCTACCCTCATGTCTTCATAAGTTTATGTCCTTGTGGAATCTCCAGTTGAGGAATTGTAAGTTTCTTCAACAAATTCCAAACCTTCCTCAGTGTATACAAAGAATGGATGCCACGGGTTGTGAATCATTGGTTAGAAGTCCAGACAATATTTTGGATATAATATCAAGCAAGCAG GACATTACACTAGGTGACTTTCCTAGAGAGTTCATTCTAATGAACATTGAAATTCCAGAATGGTTCAGCCACCAGACTatatcaaattcaataaaGGTTAACTTTCGACATGATCACAATATAGAAAGAACTTTGGCTACTTCTGCTAAGTTCAGAGTAGATGGAGATTCATATGAAGGAGAAGCCTTAATTTCATGTAACATATTCATCGGGTATAGACTCCAAAGTTCTTTTATGAGAAAATTCGCACCATCAACATCAGAATATACATGGTTAGTAACAACTTCTTCTCCAACATTTAGTAGCTCCTTAGCGACGAATGATTGGAATGATGTTATAGTCTGGTTTGAAGTTGTTAAAAGTCGTGAGGTTAACGTAACTATAAGAAGCTGTGGTGTCCATCTCACTGATGAGGTCGATGGGATACAAAATGATATTAAGGGGCAAGGAGTAATCTATACAG ATTATGATCAATCGGTGGAATTGGGTAGCTG GGATGTCATCAAATCCTTCGCTCAAGAAGTCTCCGCCAGATCAGATTGCAATGCAATGTTGCATGCACAGAACTTTCCAGTTGAAATTGATTCCAAAATACAACCACTTAACAACTTTCCCTTACACGTAACATGTTATGGCGTTACAAGGATAAGTGGCATGGAAGGCATGGCAGAGACGACACTCGCCAAATCTATATTTGATAAACTAGTGGATCATTACGTTGGGAGAAAGGCTTTAAACGATTGGGGTGGGTTTATTGAAATGGATAAACTTGGATTTCGTGGAGGATTTCGAAGTTGTAACACAAGCAATAGACTGTCTTCCCAAAAATACCTAAGAGTTTTTGATGGTGGGTATGAATTTGACATTGTGAACGATGCGGTTGATAGTGATGGtcatttgaattttacaaGATTTTTAAGGATTGATGATGTAAAAGACAG TATACCGATGATGTAA
- the LOC111798635 gene encoding disease resistance protein RPS6-like isoform X5, which produces MISSTGKSKGQIVCPIFYKVDPSDVRKQTGSFAEALTTHQAKFKTKIQIWKDALTAAANLSGWNLGSRREADLIQNLVEEVLSILNLNCTPLYVAKYPVGIDYQLNFLRLHSPYWTQDEPSIGVYMVGIYGIGGIGKTTLAKALYNKIAHQFEACCFLSKVREASKQFNGLVQLQETLLHEILKEDLKVGNLDKGINIIRYRLRSKKVLIALDDVDKLEQLEALVGAHDWFGIGSMIIVTTRNNHLISTHEFDQKHGIRVMNHDHALELFSWHAFKKSHPPSNYLDLSKRATSYCNGHPLALVVLGSFLCTRAEQAYWKSILDEFENSLNKDINDILQISFDGLEEKEKEIFLDISCLLVGEKVDYVKNILNACHLNPDFGILVLMDLSLIMVENDKVEMHDLIRQMGYKIVNGESSEPGKRSRLWLEEDILKVFIDNSGTDAVKAIKLELPNLTRLDVDPRAFRKMKNLRLLMVRNARFSTNLKYLPDNLKWIKWHAFSQDSLPSSFITKNLVGLDLQYSRIQNVEKGWKDCKRLKLVDFSYSRLEKIPDFSTSSSLEKLYLNHCINLRAIPMSVVSLSKLVILDLNHCSNLKKLPSYLRLKSLKVLNLNYCKKLEELPNFSAVSNLEKLYLKECTNLRMIHESIGSLDELVTLDLEKCSNLKKLPGCLSLKSLKHLNLDHCKKLQEIPDFSAALNLQSLYLKKCTNLRVLHESIGSLDNLVVLDVRHCTKLEKLPSYLKLKSLKYLELSGCSKLEMFPKIAENMKSLVLLHLDSTGIKKLPSSIGNLTELKVLNLDGCTNLISVPGIIYLLQNLEELHLGGCSRFEMLPHKWDSPIHHGNLPTNPMFSKLTLLDLQHCNLSNADFLEILCDVNPFLNSLLLSKNKFCSLPSCLHKFMSLWNLQLRNCKFLQQIPNLPQCIQRMDATGCESLVRSPDNILDIISSKQDITLGDFPREFILMNIEIPEWFSHQTISNSIKVNFRHDHNIERTLATSAKFRVDGDSYEGEALISCNIFIGYRLQSSFMRKFAPSTSEYTWLVTTSSPTFSSSLATNDWNDVIVWFEVVKSREVNVTIRSCGVHLTDEVDGIQNDIKGQGVIYTDYDQSVELGSWDVIKSFAQEVSARSDCNAMLHAQNFPVEIDSKIQPLNNFPLHVTCYGVTRISGMEGMAETTLAKSIFDKLVDHYVGRKALNDWGGFIEMDKLGFRGGFRSCNTSNRLSSQKYLRVFDGGYEFDIVNDAVDSDGHLNFTRFLRIDDVKDSIPMM; this is translated from the exons ATGATAAGCTCAACAGGG AAATCCAAAGGTCAGATAGTTTGTCCAATTTTCTATAAGGTGGATCCATCGGATGTACGAAAACAAACCGGAAGTTTTGCAGAGGCATTGACCACACATCAAGCTAAGTTCAAGACAAAAATCCAAATTTGGAAAGATGCTTTAACTGCTGCAGCTAACTTGTCTGGCTGGAACCTAGGATCTag GAGGGAGGCTGATCTTATTCAAAACCTTGTTGAAGAAGTATTGTCgatattaaatcttaattgTACGCCTTTATATGTAGCTAAGTATCCGGTTGGAATTGATTAtcaactaaattttttaaggcTACACTCCCCTTATTGGACACAAGATGAGCCTAGTATTGGTGTTTACATGGTGGGAATATATGGGATTGGAGGCATTGGTAAAACAACTTTGGCCAAAGCTTTATACAACAAAATTGCTCACCAATTTGAAGCTTGCTGCTTCCTATCAAAAGTTAGGGAAGCTTCAAAGCAATTCAATGGCCTTGTTCAACTTCAGGAAACCCTACTCCATGAAATCTTAAAGGAAGATTTGAAGGTTGGTAACCTTGACAAAGGAATTAACATCATAAGGTATAGATTGCGTTCAAAGAAAGTTCTTATCGCTCTGGATGATGTGGATAAGCTTGAGCAGTTAGAAGCATTGGTTGGTGCACATGATTGGTTTGGCATTGGTAGTATGATCATCGTGACAACAAGAAACAATCATTTGATTTCTACCCATGAATTTGATCAAAAGCATGGTATTCGAGTGATGAATCACGATCACGCCCTTGAACTTTTTAGTTGGCATGCTTTTAAGAAAAGTCATCCACCAAGTAATTATTTAGACCTTTCAAAACGTGCTACAAGTTATTGTAATGGTCATCCCTTGGCTCTGGTTGTTTTGGGTTCTTTCCTCTGTACCAGAGCTGAGCAAGCATATTGGAAAAGTATATTAGATGAATTTGAGAACTCTTTGAACAAAGACATCAATGACATTCTTCAAATAAGTTTTGATGGgcttgaagaaaaagaaaaggagatttTCCTCGATATTTCTTGTCTTCTAGTGGGAGAAAAAGTTGACTacgttaagaatattttaaacgCATGTCATCTCAATccagattttggaattttagTCCTTATGGATCTTTCACTTATTATGGTTGAAAACGATAAGGTGGAGATGCATGATTTAATACGACAGATGGGTTATAAAATAGTCAATGGTGAATCTTCTGAGCCGGGAAAAAGAAGTAGATTGTGGTTAGAAGAGGACATTTTGAAGGTGTTTATTGATAACTCT GGAACAGATGCAGTTAAAGCCATAAAGTTGGAGTTGCCTAATCTCACAAGATTAGATGTGGATCCACGAgcttttagaaaaatgaaaaatttaagattactTATGGTTCGAAATGCAAGATTTTCTACCAATCTTAAATATCTACCGGATAACTTAAAGTGGATTAAGTGGCATGCATTTAGTCAGGACTCTCTGCCGTCAagttttattacaaaaaatctCGTTGGATTAGATTTGCAATACAGTCGCATCCAAAATGTTGAGAAAGGATGGAAG GATTGTAAAAGGTTGAAGCTGGTTGATTTTAGTTACTCAAGATTAGAGAAAATTCCCGACTTCTCTACCTCATCGAGCCTTGAAAAATTGTATCTTAACCACTGCATAAATTTAAGAGCAATTCCTATGTCGGTTGTTTCTCTTAGTAAGCTTGTTATCTTAGACCTTAATCACTGTTCCAACCTTAAAAAGCTTCCAAGTTATCTCAGGTTGAAGTCTCTTAAAGTTTTGAACCTCAATTACTGCAAAAAACTTGAGGAACTTCCAAATTTCTCTGCAGTATCAAACCTTGAAAAATTGTATTTGAAAGAATGCACAAATTTAAGAATGATTCACGAGTCTATTGGATCTCTAGATGAACTTGTTACCTTGGACCTTGAAAAATGTTCTAATCTTAAAAAACTTCCAGGCTGCCTTTCATTGAAATCTCTTAAACATTTGAATCTCGATCACTGCAAAAAGCTTCAGGAAATTCCAGACTTCTCTGCCGCATTAAACCTTCAAAGCTTGTATCTTAAAAAATGCACAAATTTAAGAGTGCTTCACGAGTCTATTGGATCTTTGGATAATCTTGTTGTCTTGGACGTTAGACATTGTACTAAGCTTGAAAAGCTTCCAAGCTACCTCAAGTTAAAATCTCTTAAATATCTCGAACTCTCTGGCTGCTCTAAGCTCGAAATGTTTCCAAAGATTGCTGAAAACATGAAATCATTAGTATTATTGCATTTGGATTCTACTGGCATAAAGAAGCTACCTTCGTCAATTGGAAACCTTACTGAGCTCAAAGTCTTAAATCTTGACGGTTGCACAAACCTCATCTCTGTTCCTGggataatttatttgttacaGAATCTTGAAGAGCTTCATCTCGGTGGGTGTTCTAGATTTGAAATGCTTCCCCATAAATGGGACTCACCAATCCATCATGGAAACTTACCCACAAACCCTATGTTTTCCAAGCTAACTTTGTTGGATCTTCAACATTGCAACCTATCAAATGCAGATTTCTTGGAAATTCTATGTGATGTCAACCCTTTCTTAAATAGCCTACTCTTGTcgaaaaacaaattttgtaGTCTACCCTCATGTCTTCATAAGTTTATGTCCTTGTGGAATCTCCAGTTGAGGAATTGTAAGTTTCTTCAACAAATTCCAAACCTTCCTCAGTGTATACAAAGAATGGATGCCACGGGTTGTGAATCATTGGTTAGAAGTCCAGACAATATTTTGGATATAATATCAAGCAAGCAG GACATTACACTAGGTGACTTTCCTAGAGAGTTCATTCTAATGAACATTGAAATTCCAGAATGGTTCAGCCACCAGACTatatcaaattcaataaaGGTTAACTTTCGACATGATCACAATATAGAAAGAACTTTGGCTACTTCTGCTAAGTTCAGAGTAGATGGAGATTCATATGAAGGAGAAGCCTTAATTTCATGTAACATATTCATCGGGTATAGACTCCAAAGTTCTTTTATGAGAAAATTCGCACCATCAACATCAGAATATACATGGTTAGTAACAACTTCTTCTCCAACATTTAGTAGCTCCTTAGCGACGAATGATTGGAATGATGTTATAGTCTGGTTTGAAGTTGTTAAAAGTCGTGAGGTTAACGTAACTATAAGAAGCTGTGGTGTCCATCTCACTGATGAGGTCGATGGGATACAAAATGATATTAAGGGGCAAGGAGTAATCTATACAG ATTATGATCAATCGGTGGAATTGGGTAGCTG GGATGTCATCAAATCCTTCGCTCAAGAAGTCTCCGCCAGATCAGATTGCAATGCAATGTTGCATGCACAGAACTTTCCAGTTGAAATTGATTCCAAAATACAACCACTTAACAACTTTCCCTTACACGTAACATGTTATGGCGTTACAAGGATAAGTGGCATGGAAGGCATGGCAGAGACGACACTCGCCAAATCTATATTTGATAAACTAGTGGATCATTACGTTGGGAGAAAGGCTTTAAACGATTGGGGTGGGTTTATTGAAATGGATAAACTTGGATTTCGTGGAGGATTTCGAAGTTGTAACACAAGCAATAGACTGTCTTCCCAAAAATACCTAAGAGTTTTTGATGGTGGGTATGAATTTGACATTGTGAACGATGCGGTTGATAGTGATGGtcatttgaattttacaaGATTTTTAAGGATTGATGATGTAAAAGACAG TATACCGATGATGTAA